ATCACCAACGATAATCGCGACTATAGCCCGTTTACTCAACCCTTTCCGGCCCGTTCGTTGGGTCTCCGAACCGTTGTTAGGCATGTTCGGAATCGAAGCTGGCGAGCTCGAGCTCGCGTCATTCGGATTACAAACGGTTTTCAACGGCGGGCCGCATAAGCCCGGGTTTCCAATAAAAGCGGTCGGCCCGCGGTTAACCAGAGCACCGGTTTGCGGAATCGGGCCGGTTAAGTTATTGTAAGTAAGATCAATGTAAACCTTTTCTGGCAGATTACCAAGGCCAGCTGGGATAGACCCATTAAACATATTATGAGATAAATCAACAGTTCCTTCTAAATTAGACAAATTCCCCAAATCTTTAGGGATTGGGCCGGTGAATTTATTGAAAGAAAGATCAAGTTTTTCAAGAAAACTCAAATTAGACAAAAACCCATCTGGGATTAACCCAGTAAGATTATTCTGACCCAGATCAAGATTCTTTAACCTCTTACATTCACCCAGTGAAATGGGTATTGACCCATTAAACAAATTACTTGATAAATCCAGGGTTTGAAGGTAAACAAGGTTACCAACTTCAAATGGGACTGACCCAGATAAGGAATTACCATAAAGCACCAAGCTTTGAAGCTTTTGAGCTTTGAAAAGATCAACAGGCAACACACCTGTGAACTTATTGTTCCTCAAGTTAAGGTGTCTGAGCTCAGAAAGGGAGGCGAGAACAGGGGATATGGACCCTGAAAGCTTCTGTTTGGGGATGCTAACAGAGATGACCTTTTGTTGTTTGCATGCAATGCCATTCCATGAACAAGGGGTTTCATCGGATTGGTTCCAGTTGGTTAAAGAACCTTGTGGGTCTTGTGTGATTGACTGTTTGAATTTTAGAAGAGTTGAACCTTCATTGTTTAAACAAGTTATGTGGACTATGAAGTGGGAGTTGCATAGAATTAGGAAGATTGAAAGAACAAAAACAGGTAGCATAGTGTTAAGAAAATGGCCCAAAAAGTATGAATTTGAGCAATTTGGGGGTTTGATTGGGTTTAGAGGGTACCTCTGGAGTGAAAAGGAACAGTGATGGggggttttagagagagaaagtgagagGTGGAGAGAgaagatgtgtgtgtgtgtgtgtgtgtgtgtgtgtgtgtgtgaaattgGGTATGGACTTGTTGGAGAGGTGGAATGCATAGAAGAAAGGTAAAGTCAAGCTGGTTTCAGCCTACAAGACATTGggaatattttgtgtataaaataataataattcattttAATAATCTTcagaatttttttatattttacagGGTGACTTAATagttaatataataataaattattttaatatttgtgtattttggATTAACCTGAGAACTTGGTCTAGTGGTAAATACCGCCTGTCCTCTCTAGTGAAGATGTATGTTCGATTCTCGTTTGGGTCATTTTCAAGGACATCTGGATGAAGGAACGAATCGGGGATTTAATCCTGGGTTTGAACctgatttggggggggggggggggggggggatggtcTAGTGACGGTCAAGGAGTCCACCTTGAGCATAGCCCCAAATAGGATGGGTTTACATGTAAAATTTTTTGCCGTTAAATAAAAATTGTTTATTTcgaactttttttttctttttcatattTCTGTATATTATGAAGGATTAGGGTGCAGGGAGTCGTTCAATCACCTTACGGTGTTTGAGTTATTCTCTAGACAATAATATCATGCTATGTCAAGTCCtcatttcacttctcattttgcactcaatcactggCAATAGTTCAAACACTATTAGGGTGTTtgagttgatttttttttttttttataaacagcTAGTTCCAACAAATAGGTAACGGCTATATTCCTCAATCAATCCCACTCAAACAATCGATGACTATACACCGCACAAGACAATCACCGCTCACCGATTAGGAGGCGGCTATCATTCAACAATCGGTGAAAACAAAACCCCAAAAGGGGTTATCGCCATGATATTGTCTAGCCTTATAAAACCGTAGAAAAATACTAGTTTATTTTAATGATGAACATGTAATAAATGCGTAATTTAATAATGAACATGTAATAAATGCTTAATAAAACTAGATATATATGAACGAAAATATACGTACGTTTttcttttatattaaattttCTTAAGCCCACCTTTTATTACCCTAACGTAATACTCCAGTCCCTGTCACTCATATTCACATTAATAATACACTTTATTATTGTTTTGTTAGGTGATCTGTAGTCATAAGGGTATCCGGGGCACCCTTCGGTGACCCCTTAGAGGACTcaactcacctattaggtgtgtGCTGCCAACAATTAGGTAAgttagagagagagtagagagagagggTGAAATAGGTGGGGAGTTGCCGaagagaggggaggagagagggagagcttgaccaatcaatgcttttcttcttctttttttttttttcaaaaaaaaccaattcacctaagaggggagtgccgccatcaaaaaggggtattaggggagtgttagaggggagttgacgtggcattttatggttggttatgtgtaagaggggggactcacctaagaggtgagcaccccttacaccctaaaaGCTCTTTGTGGGTGTTATGTGATAAGTGGTACGTCATGTCATACAGAGATTTTATAAGACGTTATATTACTATAGCACGTAGTCATAAAGCCTTATCTCATTATTACTCAATTaattaaattttcaatttttataattaatttctaactttataaaattaaaaaccatttcattaaattaaaaaacgttacactaaaataaaacaaaaaactcaaaggttatatttttttcGATTCGCTCATTTTGGTTCGGGCCCGCACTCGAACGGGGAGGAAGAGGGAACCGGAGACACGGGACGGGTAGGATTGCTACTTTGGTTCGGGTCCTCCCTCATTGAATAAAAATTCTAGATTTAAAAAAGGTAGAGAGAAAGAGGGTTCGAAAGTGTGTTGAGTGTATtggattttattaaaaaaaaatatgggAGATGAGGGTATATTTACATGAGAGATGGTAATTTAAttgaattattttatttttttacttttatgatCGTTTGCAATGGTCAGAATTTTGAAATCCAA
This genomic stretch from Helianthus annuus cultivar XRQ/B chromosome 8, HanXRQr2.0-SUNRISE, whole genome shotgun sequence harbors:
- the LOC110872043 gene encoding receptor protein kinase-like protein ZAR1, whose product is MHSTSPTSPYPISHTHTHTHTHTHIFSLHLSLSLSKTPHHCSFSLQRYPLNPIKPPNCSNSYFLGHFLNTMLPVFVLSIFLILCNSHFIVHITCLNNEGSTLLKFKQSITQDPQGSLTNWNQSDETPCSWNGIACKQQKVISVSIPKQKLSGSISPVLASLSELRHLNLRNNKFTGVLPVDLFKAQKLQSLVLYGNSLSGSVPFEVGNLVYLQTLDLSSNLFNGSIPISLGECKRLKNLDLGQNNLTGLIPDGFLSNLSFLEKLDLSFNKFTGPIPKDLGNLSNLEGTVDLSHNMFNGSIPAGLGNLPEKVYIDLTYNNLTGPIPQTGALVNRGPTAFIGNPGLCGPPLKTVCNPNDASSSSPASIPNMPNNGSETQRTGRKGLSKRAIVAIIVGDVIGICLIGLVLSYCYSRACVCGEKNRGYEKGSGQGRNECLCFSVDESETLSEHVEQYDLVALDSQLGFDLDELLKASAFVLGKSGIGIVYKVVLEDGLTLAVRRLGEGGSQRFKEFQTEVEAIGKIRHPNIVTLRAYYWSVDEKLLIYDYVPNGNLGTAIHGKPGVTSFVPLSWPVRLKIMRGTAKGLAYLHECSPKKYVHGDLKPSNILLGLNMEAEISDFGLSRLANIAGGSTPTLQSNRVVSEGATTIATATSASASITPASQYQAPEAFKVVKPSQKWDVFSFGVVLLEMITGKTPVVQVGGLEEMDLVRWMQLCIDEKKPLSDVLDPGLEPDVDKEEEIIAVLKVAIACTQSNPERRPSMKHVADILDRLSQE